Part of the Planifilum fulgidum genome is shown below.
GCTTCTTCTCCCACTTAAAGACAGAAGCTCTCCAACACCATCATATCCAAGATACTGAGCAGGCTCAAATCCTAATTCAAAGGTATATTCGTTTTTACAACGAGGAGCGGCTTCAACTGAAATTAAACAAGCT
Proteins encoded:
- a CDS encoding IS3 family transposase, whose translation is FFSHLKTEALQHHHIQDTEQAQILIQRYIRFYNEERLQLKLNKLTPVEYRRQHAA